A single region of the Neisseriaceae bacterium genome encodes:
- the purD gene encoding phosphoribosylamine--glycine ligase has translation MKILVVGSGGREHALAWKIAQSDRVSKVFVAPGNAGTSVEPKIENINLTEQDDLIQFCREQYIDFTVVGPEAYLAEGIVDNFRKFDLKIFGPTQFATQLESSKDFAKQFMKKYHIPTADYQTFFNIDEAKAYVLHKGAPIVIKADGLAAGKGVVVAMSIEEANQAIEDMLLDNKLGDAGTKVVIEDFLEGVEASFIVMVDGQHILPMATSQDHKRLLDQDQGPNTGGMGAYSPALVVSESIFHKVMERIIEPTVKGMRKEGYPFTGFLYAGLMIDSSGDPYTVEFNCRSGDPETQPIMSRLETDIVDLLEAAIEGRLDKSSIHWNERTAVGVVLAAENYPQSPKKGDFIQGIEAANKIAKVFHAGTALKDGKVVTNGGRVLCIVGLGNGVEDAKQKAYAAIKEIYFDGMQYRNDIADKAVLA, from the coding sequence ATGAAAATATTGGTGGTTGGTTCTGGAGGTAGAGAACATGCATTGGCTTGGAAAATTGCTCAATCAGATAGAGTATCCAAAGTATTTGTAGCGCCTGGTAATGCGGGTACTTCAGTAGAACCAAAAATAGAAAATATTAATTTAACTGAGCAAGATGATCTTATCCAATTTTGTCGAGAACAATATATTGATTTTACTGTTGTTGGACCAGAAGCATATTTAGCTGAAGGTATTGTGGATAATTTTAGAAAATTTGATTTAAAGATTTTTGGACCAACTCAATTTGCAACACAATTAGAAAGTTCCAAAGATTTTGCTAAACAGTTTATGAAAAAATACCATATTCCTACGGCTGATTATCAAACATTTTTTAATATTGATGAAGCAAAAGCTTATGTGTTGCATAAAGGAGCTCCTATTGTTATTAAGGCAGATGGATTAGCTGCAGGTAAGGGTGTAGTTGTGGCAATGAGTATTGAAGAAGCTAATCAGGCTATTGAGGATATGCTATTAGATAATAAATTGGGTGATGCAGGTACTAAAGTAGTTATTGAAGATTTTCTGGAAGGTGTTGAGGCAAGTTTTATTGTAATGGTTGATGGTCAACATATTTTACCTATGGCTACAAGTCAAGATCATAAACGATTATTAGATCAGGATCAGGGGCCTAATACTGGTGGAATGGGAGCATATAGCCCTGCTTTGGTTGTTAGTGAGTCAATTTTTCATAAGGTTATGGAAAGAATTATAGAGCCAACAGTTAAAGGTATGCGAAAAGAAGGGTATCCATTTACAGGTTTTTTATATGCAGGTCTAATGATTGATTCTAGTGGAGATCCTTATACAGTAGAATTTAATTGTCGTTCTGGGGATCCAGAAACACAACCAATAATGAGTAGATTAGAAACAGATATTGTTGATTTATTAGAAGCTGCAATTGAAGGAAGACTAGATAAATCTAGTATTCACTGGAATGAAAGAACAGCAGTGGGAGTTGTGTTGGCAGCTGAAAATTATCCACAATCACCCAAAAAAGGTGATTTTATTCAAGGTATAGAAGCTGCAAATAAAATTGCAAAAGTTTTTCATGCAGGGACAGCTTTAAAAGATGGAAAAGTTGTGACCAATGGTGGTCGTGTTTTGTGTATCGTTGGCTTAGGTAATGGTGTAGAAGATGCCAAACAAAAAGCTTATGCGGCAATTAAAGAAATTTATTTTGATGGTATGCAATATCGAAATGATATTGCAGATAAGGCAGTGCTTGCTTAA
- a CDS encoding YigZ family protein, which yields MIDHFKTIDEEVFAEYKHKGSRFLAYAYPTQSIGEIKIQQDLLRKEHLKAVHVCYAYRLGFDRQHYRANDDGEPSGSAGLPILGQIDSYKLTNISIMVVRYFGGILLGVPGLVKAYKTVSKNVLSQAHIIEKNVYKTLTIDFDYSKMNEVMRLIQKTGSEIIERNLQSNCRLIVNIPLVEYNTFLVYFKDHFAVNMGDYE from the coding sequence ATGATCGATCACTTTAAAACAATTGATGAAGAGGTTTTTGCAGAATATAAACATAAGGGTAGCCGTTTTTTGGCTTATGCTTACCCTACTCAATCTATTGGTGAGATAAAGATACAACAAGATTTATTGCGTAAAGAACACTTAAAAGCAGTTCATGTCTGTTATGCTTATCGCCTCGGTTTTGATAGACAACACTATAGAGCGAATGATGATGGTGAGCCATCTGGTTCAGCAGGATTACCTATATTGGGTCAGATTGATTCGTATAAATTAACTAATATTAGTATCATGGTGGTACGTTACTTTGGAGGTATACTTTTAGGAGTACCAGGATTAGTAAAAGCTTATAAAACAGTTTCTAAAAATGTTTTATCTCAAGCACACATCATAGAAAAAAATGTTTATAAAACTTTAACTATCGATTTTGACTATTCAAAAATGAATGAAGTAATGAGATTGATTCAGAAAACTGGTTCTGAGATTATTGAGCGAAATTTACAATCAAATTGTCGGTTAATTGTGAATATTCCATTGGTAGAATATAATACTTTTTTGGTCTATTTTAAAGATCATTTTGCAGTTAACATGGGAGATTATGAATGA